The proteins below come from a single Leptolyngbya iicbica LK genomic window:
- a CDS encoding DNA-3-methyladenine glycosylase, translating to MSSSLPKSSISAEWLGRPAPVVAPDLVGCTLVRQFADGSQYRGLIVETEAYAPDDPACHAYRRRTARNEVMFGPPGSCYVYLIYGMYHCINVVTDADTVPSAVLIRALDLDRVPLWIDEKQRQKPRRIAAGPGKLCRALHIDRTLNGIHLTGGHPLWLEPRSPHWVEQFAQGHHQLVQTTRIGLTQGVEIPWRWYLADCPAVSKKG from the coding sequence ATGTCCTCTTCTTTGCCCAAATCGTCCATATCGGCTGAATGGTTGGGCCGCCCCGCTCCGGTCGTGGCTCCAGATCTGGTCGGTTGCACCCTCGTGCGCCAGTTTGCCGATGGCAGTCAATATCGCGGCCTGATCGTGGAAACCGAAGCCTACGCCCCCGATGACCCGGCTTGTCATGCCTATCGTCGCCGCACCGCCCGCAATGAAGTGATGTTTGGGCCACCGGGGAGCTGTTATGTCTACCTCATCTATGGCATGTACCACTGCATCAATGTGGTGACTGACGCCGACACCGTGCCCAGTGCCGTGCTCATTCGGGCCCTCGACCTCGATCGCGTGCCCCTCTGGATTGACGAGAAACAGCGCCAAAAGCCCCGTCGCATCGCCGCTGGCCCAGGCAAGTTATGTCGGGCTCTGCACATTGACCGCACCCTCAACGGCATTCACTTAACGGGCGGCCATCCCCTCTGGCTAGAACCGCGATCGCCCCACTGGGTTGAACAATTTGCCCAGGGGCACCATCAACTGGTGCAAACCACCCGCATCGGTCTCACTCAGGGCGTCGAGATTCCCTGGCGCTGGTATCTGGCCGATTGTCCCGCCGTTTCTAAAAAGGGATAA
- a CDS encoding ATP adenylyltransferase family protein: MTQFAAGAPEVLWPLVQQTTTQALASGALMPIATHTHTLADGGIPFMVRVVDSLARKAKHDQAQRDRPARQPANPFLPYEPALFVADLSPTHVCLLNKFNVVDHHLLVITRDYVAQQTWLTLEDFVAWARCIQEIDGLGFYNSGPIAGASQHHKHLQLVPFQEDDSAATLPIAQIMPPPGSAIDPTRLPTLPFHHRWQPLHLDWQQDHRSLGQQLLSTYRQLLATLGLTLTTPQPEQSYNLLLTRNWMLVVGRSHPGYDGIGVNSLGYAGWLLVKTPAELEKLSQIGPLNLLTKVGIPVTEP, encoded by the coding sequence ATGACGCAGTTTGCCGCTGGAGCGCCCGAAGTTTTGTGGCCGTTGGTGCAACAGACCACCACGCAAGCCTTGGCCAGTGGAGCACTCATGCCGATCGCAACGCATACTCATACCCTGGCCGATGGCGGCATTCCCTTTATGGTGCGGGTGGTCGATAGCCTGGCCCGGAAAGCAAAGCACGACCAAGCCCAGCGCGATCGCCCAGCGCGTCAGCCCGCTAATCCCTTTTTGCCCTACGAACCGGCCTTATTTGTGGCCGATTTGTCGCCTACCCACGTTTGCCTGCTCAACAAATTCAACGTGGTGGATCATCATCTGCTCGTCATCACTCGCGACTATGTTGCTCAGCAAACCTGGCTCACTCTTGAAGATTTTGTCGCCTGGGCGCGCTGCATCCAAGAGATTGATGGACTGGGCTTTTACAACAGTGGGCCGATCGCGGGGGCGAGCCAACACCATAAGCATCTGCAACTGGTGCCCTTTCAAGAGGACGACAGCGCCGCCACCTTGCCGATCGCTCAAATCATGCCCCCGCCAGGCTCCGCGATCGACCCCACACGCCTGCCAACTCTGCCCTTCCACCACCGTTGGCAGCCACTCCATCTCGACTGGCAACAAGATCATCGCAGCTTAGGCCAGCAGTTGCTCTCGACCTATCGCCAGTTACTGGCCACCCTGGGCTTGACGCTGACTACCCCGCAACCGGAGCAGTCCTATAATCTGCTGCTGACCCGCAACTGGATGCTGGTGGTAGGGCGATCGCACCCCGGCTACGACGGCATTGGCGTCAATAGCCTGGGCTACGCTGGCTGGCTATTGGTCAAGACCCCCGCCGAGCTGGAAAAACTGAGCCAGATTGGCCCCCTCAACCTGTTAACCAAAGTGGGCATCCCCGTTACCGAGCCCTAG